In the Pelmatolapia mariae isolate MD_Pm_ZW linkage group LG10_11, Pm_UMD_F_2, whole genome shotgun sequence genome, ctggatgatcaAGACAATCTCACTGCATATTAAAGATCAAAGCATCCATTTAAGGCCCACAACTGCAGTTACACAACTGTAAGTGTCTGCATTTAGAACAAATGCCGTGTATTCAGTTAGAGAGTAAAAGCACAGCCCTGATAGTAACTGTCAGTCTGTCAGTACTGTTGGACTGTTGGGGTTGTTCCAAACATCTACACTCTGGACACAAACCTGATTAGGGACATTCATGTGGTCACAGCTTTTCTCTCAGCACCCAGTCATCTCCACAATGACAGTAAACCTTCTGACCGTCTCTAAATTCTCTCTTTCATTTGTCTTATAGAGCTTGAACCATGTGGAGCTTCTATACGATACATAATGAAACCCCCTACACATTTCACTACTGTAGTAAGGGGAGAGAGGTAAGTCTACAAATCCAAATTATAAGTTTCACCCTTGTGTGTGGTCATTCATCCTAGTCCCTCCCCCTCTCTTTCCTTCAGGGTGTGCGTACAGTGCGTGGCAACAGCACAGGAGAGTACCTGCATGCATTACCACCATTTTGGGGGCTCTCCTTTAGATATGGAGATCACTCAGAAAGTGACCTCACTGGTGCAGGTGGTGGCGCTTCGTACACCATAAGAGAGAGTAAAGACCACAAGGAATTTGAACTGGTCCACAACATGTTAGGTAGTGTTGTTGACCGTTGTCCCAACTTTGGTAAGTATCAGTCAGTGGTCAGTTAATAAGACCAGAGTTCACACACCAGAAAGAAATCAGAAGGTTAACAAAAGCCTAGAGTGACTTACTACAtcactctggatactgtagctcctgtgaacaatagagcctcaaatcagaagtatttggctccgtggtataattctcaaaaacttaccttaaagcagataactcataagctggagaggaaatggtgtgtcaccaatttagaagatcatcatttagcctggagaaatagtttgctgctacATTTCCTCTTCACAGTCACCCAACCAGCCTGATTTCCCTGCTGCTCAGGAGGACCTGGTGTGGGACAGCTAATCAGGGCTAAGCTACTTTGGCCCACACCTGCTGCAGGCCTCTGGCCAGTTTTAGGCTTATTTTCAATGGTTTATCCTCCAAACCTATGAACAAGCTATATTTATTACTACTTTAtactttatatttattattatttataagtACTATAAAGCAATAACTAAACACTTGACAcactgagcaggaaagtgcCAGTGAAGAAAGTACAGAGACACAGGGCACACTGCTAATGACACAATAAGTGAACACTGAATAACATTTGCAGTTGATTGAAGAGGAGATAAATCAATATGATAAATCATACATAGGTTACAGTATGAAATAAGTTTCTAAGTAAGAGTTTGAAATTAACTGGGCTACACAGATGACGCTGCACAAACCACCAGTATGTaccaggaacaggaagtgatacagTATTCCAGTGAGAGCCAATACCAAGCTCTTTGCAGTGTAACATGGTTTCATGTCAGAAGCttttaacaaattaaaaacaaatttaattacTCTGAGCATGCATTAATTTCTCGACAGGCAGAAATGATGAAGAGAAACGAGAACGTGAGAAACGCCAACAAGAGGAGCGACGCAGGAAAGAAGAAGACGAGAAAAGGCGTCAGGCAGAGCTTGAGCGACAGAGGAAGATCCAAGAGCAGATGGAAAAGGAGAACgaaacattaagaaaaaagCTCAATGAAGCTCACAACAGGTTTCAGGAGGAGGAAAACCTCAAAACCTGGGAGCACCGTCAGCAGCACTCTCAAGTTCTACACCAGCTCTTGGAAGATGAAGCACATCACATAGAGAGAGATGAGGTAGGGTCCGGCCTTAGGTAGTAACAGCTACGGGCAACTGGGAAAGGATAGCAAAGAGGCTCTGGGTCCTTTAAAATGTCTAACATTTCAGTCATCGTAACCCTAACTATGTCCCAACCCTATGTTTTGGAAGATGAcaaatttctcttttttggaaaaaaactgtaaacagtTCAGAATtagtataatattatattagtaTAACATTGATAATTAGCATAATATTTTGTTATACAGGTCTCCTTTTAACCaggcaaattaaaaaataaattgctACTCCTGAAGGTCCTCATATCAGAACATCCATCACAGTTCTGAACAGATGTTTGCTGTCCTTACTGCCAGATACCCAAAACATTCATAATAATTCAAACATTATGGTCAGGTGAGGATTACATCATTTGACCCTGCATACagttttttgctgctgatactaTTACGCTCGTGTCTTTGTTCCTCTTTAATACAGGTCACTGATGTTAATGAGAAGTTTGAAAAACTTCTATCAAAGTACGACATCAGAGAGGATGAACAGTTACAGATCCAGCtggaagacaggatgaagacTCTCCAAAATAAGCTgacattacaatattttaatGAGCACCCCCACTTCGTCCCCACTTCGTTACTGTGGGCTTTGGATCAGACTACTGGATATGTGCTGCTGTCTCTGACTGAGAGGTTCAACATCCTGGAGGCAGTGCTGAAGGTGACCTTAGAGGGTGACCCTGATTTTGAAGATCTCCTCCAAAATGGACAAGACAAGAAGACAGAGTTCCTCCTCAGCTTGCAGGAACAGCTACATGCTGAGAATCCAACACTGGCCCAACAGGTGTTAGCAAATGTTCTGGACCTGTCCTCAAAGCTACCCCGATCAGGTAAGGAGATCGTCAGTCAAATAGTGTTCAACAACATCTGGGCACCAAAAGACATCAAGCGTTTCCTTGGAAAGACCTTAAGCATGGATCAGAAAACAGTCACAAAAATCCTCCGCAAAGCGTGCACCTACAGGCTGAGCTGTGACGACGCTCTCTCTGCCCTGAATGAAGACGATCCTGCAGAGTACATCCAACATTGTGTGGACAAAGCTGAGCAAGACAAAGATGCTGACACACTTTTGGctgaaatggaaaacaaaaactttcCAGAGTGTGTCCCGTCACTCCTGCGAGAAGTCCTGACATATATTGAAGAAGAGCTACCCAAATATGGAAGTGTGCCCATTAACAGGGAGATGATTGAAGACTGTAAAAAGATAATAACGGCTCTCGATTTTAACAATCCTAAGATTGATGCTCTGAAGAAAGTCCTGATCATCGTATCCAGAGCTGTAAAGGAATGCACCGCCTTTACCACTCAGAGCGGTGAACATGTGCAGGGCTACTTCCCAAGACCCAGTCAGCTGgcatcactgctgctgctcctgctgccaCAGTCTGGGGATAAGGAAGGTTGTCTGTTGGAAATCAGCACTGGAGAGGGCAAAACTTGTATTTTAGCCATGTTTGCTACAATACAGGCCACCCGAGGCATAAAGGTGGACATTGTGACAAGCTCTCCTTTGTTAGCAAGTCGTGATCAGGATAAGTGGAGAAAATTATATGATGTGTTTGGTATTACATCATCCACGGTCCCTCCAACACACATCGATACCTGCTCTTTTAAAGATCATGACAAGCTGCTTGAGGATGCATACAGCCAGCAGGTCGTTTATGGTACAGTTGGTACGTTTGCAGCAGATACACTGAGGCAAGAGTTTGAGAAGAAGACTACCCGAGGTCCGAGGAGGTTTGAGTGTGTGGTAGCAGATGAGGTGGACTACATGACGTTGGACAGTGGTGTCCAGGTCACGTTCCTGTCACACCAAGCCGGCAGCCTAAGGCACATGGAGCAAGTCCTGGCAAGCATCTGGGCCATGATGTCGTCCTGCAAGCCAATAGAAATGTTTGAAACGGGGGAGATCAGGTGGGGAACCAGGATCCAGCACTTCCACAAGGCTGTAATGCAAGCAGTGGTTGGCTCAGAATCAGAAGATGTTTCAGCTGCTGACATACTTGTTCTTGGTGCCCAGCTGGGGCTTTATTCACAGGAGGATGTGGATGAATTAAATAAAGCAGATGGTCAGACACAAACAGAGACTGACAGCTTTAAGGATGCCAGGTGGAAAGCTACTGAGAAAATCATGGCCAACATTGGACCAGAAGAACAGTGTGAGCTGCTGAGACAAGTTCAGACAAAAATAGAAAACGGTGTATCTGTAAATTGTTACTCACTAATGAACAACAAAGCCAAACTTTACAGCAAGGACAGCTCTCATGGAGACCCTGATGTCAGCCTGCTTCTCCTGGAGAATGGCTGTACCTGTGAAATCATGTCCGAGGAATCCATCATCCAAGGAGCTGTGGACAAATTAAAACCAACAATTAAATATTCTGATGAGTGTTCAGTGAAGTCATTGGATGAGTGTAAGGGATTTATTGTGATCCCCTCTTTTTTGAAAAGATACATTGAGAATCAGTTACCAGTTTTTGCCGAGAACGCCTTAAAAGCCATCAGAATGACTCAGGGAAGAGAGTACATGATTGAGAAAGCACCTGAAGCTGACGCAGGTGGTTTCAGTGATGCTGACAGTCATCAGTATGATGCCATAATTCCTGTGGACTTTGAGGCCAGTGGGGTGTTGGAGAAAAACAAGCGATGGGGTGACGGCCTACAACAGTTTCTGGAGATGAAGCACCAGCTGGCCATTTCACAGCTGTCCAATGTAACAAATTACATGTCAAATGTCCATTTCTTTAAAAGGTACCTCAATGGAAAAGGCATTTTTGGTGTTTCTGGGACATTAGGGGGGCAAGCTGAGAAAGTATTTCTAGAACGGCATTACAAAACAGCAAGCTATGTCATTCCAGCTCACCGCCATAAAAAGCTTGTTGAGTTGCCAGCAGTTCAGGTGAGTGGAGGCAACACTCAGTGGATCCAGGTGATCTGTGAAACTGCACAGAGAGCTGCAGACAGAGGCCAAGTTGTTCTTATCATTTGTGAAGATGTTAAAACTGCAGATGAGCTGAAGACAAACATGCATGTTCCAGAAAGGCAAGCCAATGAGATCACCATGTACACAATCAGCGAGAAGCACAACATCGAGAAACAGAACTTTAGCCGGGGAAACATTATCATTGCTACAAACCTCGGTGGCCGTGGGACAGACATACACGTTCAGCAGGACGTGAACGAGTGTGGAGGTCTCTTTGTGCTCCTTACATACTTTCCTAGAAGTCACCGTGTGGAGCGACAGGTCTTTGGACGCACCGCCCGAAAAGGAAACCCAGGGATGGTTCAGATGGTTCTCAACCTGGGCCATCTTGCACCAGCCTACCAAGGCCATTCAATCGAAACCATGAGACAGCTCAGAGAGGAGTATGAGCTCAGACATTTAGACAGCATGGAGAAAAATGAACTCTGTGAAATTGACATGAAGGAAACTCTGTTCTCCAGTTTCTGTCAGTTTCTCTGTGACTTTGACAAGAATTACACAGTGGAAGAAAGGAGTGACCTGTCCAAGATGAAGCTGAAGGATGTTCCTGAATATTTTAAGATCCATCAGAACAAGTTCGACTATCAGACTGCACTGAATGCTTTGAAAGAATCGTGGGCTTTGTGGCTCATCCTTCATGAAAAGCACATCAGCAGACATGACGATATCAGCAAGCTGAGAGAAGACCTCACCAAAGACTTGAAGAAGACTGGTGACTTCCTCCTGCAGGGGACGAGCTATAATTTCTATGATTACATCAAACAGGCAGCAAGCAGAACTGACCTGCACTGCATGAACACAACTAAATGTGACTTTGGAGCAAAGACTTGCTGGCAGAGAGCTGCAGAGTGTGATCATTTCTACAGTGCTGTGGCACTTTATAATCAAGCTTACATCACACTCAACCTCAGAAAAGGAGACTACATAGCTGAGGCAAAGGAATTATTGGAGGAAGCACAGTCTGCAGTGGATGTCTATCTCTCAGAATCAACAAATACGATgatgttttgtaatttttcagTGACGAGTGGCTTTGTTCCACACCACACAAACAGCAACCTCCAGATCCAAATGCAAGCCAGGATGACTATCTTCAAATCTTGGAAAAGATACATTGAAAGTGCCCTGACAACTCTGAAACAGCTCGATGGCAGCAAAGGTGATGCAGAAGTAGAGGATTCCAGTGTGTACCATCTTTCCAAAGATAAAGATTTAATCACCACCAATGAGCTGATGATGCTCTATGAGAATGGCCTTAGCACAGTCTTTGAGGTTAAAAAGAAGCCCGAGTTCTGCTATGATGCCCTTGCTTGTTTTGTTCTCGGTGCCCTTCAAGTCGCAGCAGGTGTTCTTGTTTGTGCTCTGTCATGTGGTGGTGCCAGTCAGTTTGGACTTGGACTGATCTGTGAGGGAGTATCTGACATGATTCAAGGGATCAAAGGAATGATACAAGGAGGCTTTGACTGGGCTGAATGGGCGATCTCCAAGGCCATCAGCATTGGGTTGTCTCTGATCTCTGGTGGATTCAGCCGACTAAAGAAAGCTGCAAGTGCAGTGCGTAGTGGCACAAAAGGTCTGATCGCAGGAGCAAAGACTAGTGCCTACACAGTAAAACAGTGTTTTCTGAAGGCAGGAAAGTATGCAGTTCAGGAACTGGGGAAGCAAGGATGCCTCAGTGCTCTGAGTTATACTGCTGAGAAGGCAATTAATGCTTTTTTCCAAAAAGTTCTGAGGAAAGTCTTTGAGGAAAAGGTGCTTTCACTCATAAAAGCc is a window encoding:
- the LOC134636007 gene encoding uncharacterized protein LOC134636007 → MWSFYTIHNETPYTFHYCSKGREGVRTVRGNSTGEYLHALPPFWGLSFRYGDHSESDLTGAGGGASYTIRESKDHKEFELVHNMLGSVVDRCPNFGRNDEEKREREKRQQEERRRKEEDEKRRQAELERQRKIQEQMEKENETLRKKLNEAHNRFQEEENLKTWEHRQQHSQVLHQLLEDEAHHIERDEVTDVNEKFEKLLSKYDIREDEQLQIQLEDRMKTLQNKLTLQYFNEHPHFVPTSLLWALDQTTGYVLLSLTERFNILEAVLKVTLEGDPDFEDLLQNGQDKKTEFLLSLQEQLHAENPTLAQQVLANVLDLSSKLPRSGKEIVSQIVFNNIWAPKDIKRFLGKTLSMDQKTVTKILRKACTYRLSCDDALSALNEDDPAEYIQHCVDKAEQDKDADTLLAEMENKNFPECVPSLLREVLTYIEEELPKYGSVPINREMIEDCKKIITALDFNNPKIDALKKVLIIVSRAVKECTAFTTQSGEHVQGYFPRPSQLASLLLLLLPQSGDKEGCLLEISTGEGKTCILAMFATIQATRGIKVDIVTSSPLLASRDQDKWRKLYDVFGITSSTVPPTHIDTCSFKDHDKLLEDAYSQQVVYGTVGTFAADTLRQEFEKKTTRGPRRFECVVADEVDYMTLDSGVQVTFLSHQAGSLRHMEQVLASIWAMMSSCKPIEMFETGEIRWGTRIQHFHKAVMQAVVGSESEDVSAADILVLGAQLGLYSQEDVDELNKADGQTQTETDSFKDARWKATEKIMANIGPEEQCELLRQVQTKIENGVSVNCYSLMNNKAKLYSKDSSHGDPDVSLLLLENGCTCEIMSEESIIQGAVDKLKPTIKYSDECSVKSLDECKGFIVIPSFLKRYIENQLPVFAENALKAIRMTQGREYMIEKAPEADAGGFSDADSHQYDAIIPVDFEASGVLEKNKRWGDGLQQFLEMKHQLAISQLSNVTNYMSNVHFFKRYLNGKGIFGVSGTLGGQAEKVFLERHYKTASYVIPAHRHKKLVELPAVQVSGGNTQWIQVICETAQRAADRGQVVLIICEDVKTADELKTNMHVPERQANEITMYTISEKHNIEKQNFSRGNIIIATNLGGRGTDIHVQQDVNECGGLFVLLTYFPRSHRVERQVFGRTARKGNPGMVQMVLNLGHLAPAYQGHSIETMRQLREEYELRHLDSMEKNELCEIDMKETLFSSFCQFLCDFDKNYTVEERSDLSKMKLKDVPEYFKIHQNKFDYQTALNALKESWALWLILHEKHISRHDDISKLREDLTKDLKKTGDFLLQGTSYNFYDYIKQAASRTDLHCMNTTKCDFGAKTCWQRAAECDHFYSAVALYNQAYITLNLRKGDYIAEAKELLEEAQSAVDVYLSESTNTMMFCNFSVTSGFVPHHTNSNLQIQMQARMTIFKSWKRYIESALTTLKQLDGSKGDAEVEDSSVYHLSKDKDLITTNELMMLYENGLSTVFEVKKKPEFCYDALACFVLGALQVAAGVLVCALSCGGASQFGLGLICEGVSDMIQGIKGMIQGGFDWAEWAISKAISIGLSLISGGFSRLKKAASAVRSGTKGLIAGAKTSAYTVKQCFLKAGKYAVQELGKQGCLSALSYTAEKAINAFFQKVLRKVFEEKVLSLIKANHDLDEVLTSFICSGIPKNILENGSREFRMHKECEEEILQSVDLITREVIPDLMMNCTMVLKALDGLSAVCGAVTQHIKSKKGSDRIENILMGLEAAKYVTAFVQIWNSVPTEKVINNTFVPKLLQSMEKLPQERNDQDERHSLSDVKRFKDELINMIAESVSNSYVEACSRHMTSIMSKMCISEINHAVGGAVSNILGRADTQSFFNNQEYKYNMKKVIQCPRESLSESDKKDLECYIEDISDVNRPATALDIHVLTQSDALEGKGIKLVMVDKDGKKLSEDYFPGKEDSAGDIVLQLKKEPENPTQRRGFFSKITKRIRGEQSPCSGHFEILRPDGTVIPVNSEDQNCLYHAVAQATCKNPGDVGEEAQILREQVRNNLQQNLPKYVGALKLQKGYETCNSPGRYYICGGDRKVRRKAVDDFNAILGDTSKKGLSPEELRDIQERRLGLVGTHADVYKIRVETSNQRECGENRLAVEADHVPPKCVFQNALKTLQEPENVKLRENLKNKSPHLHALLDKNGDRGLCREVLKSHHEAGLTWRNRKESRIISEKLEEILISGDGEKLVKMSLLAANPVTSNSLREDAGILSLNISNMSRDATKRYHDVGDKLLVEGYYKKGVLNEEERHSIMDWLKGGNLYSKNMSEYKEMCRELRAKIHKHNNNSGK